Proteins from one Xenopus tropicalis strain Nigerian chromosome 1, UCB_Xtro_10.0, whole genome shotgun sequence genomic window:
- the gpbp1 gene encoding vasculin, with amino-acid sequence MAQHDFAPAWLNFPTPPSSTKPFLYSDKHSEGLGRSDCAFNVNRQRHSSSDAFDSAIGRPHGGNLAKREKIAWRPQSRAGAEPTWQRDTSPHPYSMKSQLHSENNTSEIDLPRKVDREERKMFEVEDFSSLYPEHERGKNSFAAGLWEYPVSDRSRSSQMLGIKKGVKDDFSLSGYSIAAGNQSLPGKHWAGIKKEECKSLTKESSIGSSFYQDCPHEKYRPNTSLHAELLAVTPCSLEGEEDTNLNNRNGSCPERDINLNFDENKISEDNGNTLMSGQISSAYPPDGVLSSSLEAEFRLLREMGWQEDSENDETCAPLTEDEMKEFQAISEQLQKNGLRKHVFLRNALALDLFHDSVQKEDSETSSSSDTSDDE; translated from the exons ATGGCGCAGCATGACTTTGCTCCAGCCTGGCTCAACTTTCCTACACCTCCATCCTCCACTAAG CCATTTCTGTACAGCGATAAGCATTCTGAAGGTTTAGGACGGTCAGACTGTGCTTTCAATGTAAACAGACAACGTCATTCTTCTTCAGACGCCTTTGACTCTGCCATTGGTCGCCCTCATGGTG GGAACCttgcaaaaagagaaaaaattgcCTGGCGCCCCCAGAGCAGGGCCGGAGCTGAACCGACATGGCAGCGTGATACCAGCCCCCATCCTTATAGTATGAAGAGCCAGTTGCACAGTGAGAACAACACTTCTGAAATAGACCTGCCCAGGAAAGTGGATCGAGAAGAACGCAAGATGTTTGAAGTTGAAGACTTT TCTTCCCTATATCCTGAACACGAGAGAGGAAAGAATTCATTTGCTGCGGGACTATGGG AGTATCCAGTGAGTGATAGATCCAGATCCTCTCAAATGCTGGGAATTAAGAAGGGTGTGAAGGACGATTTCTCTCTATCTGGTTACTCTATAGCAGCTGGTAACCAAAGCCTACCAGGGAAGCACTGGGCAGGGATCAAAAAG GAAGAGTGTAAATCTCTAACAAAAGAAAGCAGCATCGGAAGCAGTTTTTATCAAGACTGTCCTCATGAAAAGTATAGACCAAATACATCTCTACACGCAGAGCTGCTGGCAGTGACTCCATGCTCACTGGAAGGG GAGGAAGATACCAACTTGAACAACCGAAATGGCTCTTGTCCTGAAAGGGACATAAACCTTAATTTCGACGAGAATAAGATCTCCGAGGATAATGGGAACACCCTGATGTCAGGACAGATCTCTTCTGCTTACCCACCAGATGGTGTTCTTTCTAGCTCACTTGAAGCAGAGTTTAG GCTGTTGAGAGAAATGGGTTGGCAAGAGGACAGTGAGAATGATGAGACCTGTGCGCCACTAACAGAAGATGAAATGAAGGAATTCCAGGCTATCAGTGAGCAG CTGCAAAAAAATGGCTTACGGAAACACGTATTCCTGAGAAATGCGCTTGCTCTCGATCTGTTCCACGATTCGGTGCAGAAAGAAGACTCCGAGACCAGCAGCAGCAGTGACACCTCTGATGATGAGTGA